From the genome of Mesorhizobium japonicum MAFF 303099, one region includes:
- a CDS encoding DUF2817 domain-containing protein has protein sequence MRDVIPQDISQSFSDTYSIARQKFLDLAKSVKSYKSPAGGPAGEELFTDVAWFGNPDAYHVGVLISATHGVEGYCGSAG, from the coding sequence ATGCGCGACGTGATACCGCAGGACATCTCCCAAAGCTTTTCCGACACGTATTCCATCGCGCGCCAGAAGTTCCTCGACCTAGCCAAGTCTGTGAAATCATATAAATCGCCAGCCGGGGGACCGGCTGGCGAGGAATTGTTCACCGATGTCGCTTGGTTCGGCAATCCAGACGCTTATCATGTGGGCGTATTGATCTCGGCTACGCACGGCGTAGAGGGCTACTGCGGCTCGGCAGGTTGA
- a CDS encoding IS3 family transposase (programmed frameshift), translating into MKASKFSDAQKAFILKQGADGIPVAEICRRAGISQATYFNWKKKYDGLLPTEMKRLKQLEDENGKLRKLVADLSLDKEMLQDVIRRKPVRPGRKRELVADTCTEWNVSIRRACRVLEFDTSTYHYKSRRRDQAGIEARIKDICATRVRYGYRRVHVMLTREGWDINMKRTYRIYRDLGLQLRNKTPKRRVKAKLRDDRQPAVEPNDVWAMDFVHDQLATGKKIRVLTVVDTFSRYVPVLDPRFSYRAEDGVRTLEQVCPRIGYPKTIRVDQGTEFVSRDLDLWAYTKGVTLDFSRPGKPTDNAYIEAFNGRFRAECLNAHWFLTLADAAKKLEDWRRYYNEVRPHGAIGHKVPISLINPDGATSPPS; encoded by the exons ATGAAGGCATCGAAGTTTTCGGACGCCCAGAAGGCGTTCATTTTGAAGCAGGGAGCGGACGGCATTCCGGTGGCGGAGATCTGCCGCCGCGCGGGGATCAGCCAGGCGACCTACTTCAACTGGAAAAAGAAATATGACGGGCTGCTGCCGACGGAGATGAAGCGACTGAAGCAGCTTGAGGATGAGAACGGCAAGCTCAGGAAGCTGGTCGCCGACCTGTCGCTGGACAAGGAGATGCTGCAGGACGTGATCCGCCGAAAAC CTGTGAGGCCTGGTCGCAAACGCGAGCTGGTGGCGGATACCTGTACTGAGTGGAACGTGTCGATCCGGCGTGCCTGCCGGGTTCTGGAGTTCGACACATCGACCTATCACTACAAGTCCCGTCGCCGCGATCAGGCCGGCATCGAAGCTCGGATCAAAGACATTTGTGCAACGCGGGTTCGTTATGGCTACCGGCGCGTGCACGTGATGCTCACGCGCGAGGGCTGGGACATCAACATGAAGCGGACCTATCGGATTTACAGGGACTTAGGGCTTCAACTGCGGAACAAGACGCCGAAACGGCGCGTGAAGGCGAAGCTACGAGATGATCGTCAGCCGGCCGTCGAGCCCAACGACGTGTGGGCGATGGACTTCGTTCACGACCAGCTCGCGACCGGCAAGAAGATCCGCGTGCTGACGGTCGTCGATACGTTCTCGCGCTACGTGCCGGTGCTCGACCCGCGCTTCAGTTACCGAGCAGAGGACGGGGTCAGGACGCTGGAACAAGTCTGTCCTCGGATCGGCTATCCGAAGACGATCAGGGTCGATCAGGGCACGGAGTTCGTGTCCCGCGACCTCGATCTGTGGGCCTACACCAAGGGCGTTACGCTCGACTTCTCGCGCCCGGGAAAGCCAACCGACAACGCCTACATCGAAGCTTTCAACGGCCGCTTCAGGGCGGAGTGCCTGAATGCCCACTGGTTCCTGACGCTTGCCGACGCGGCCAAAAAGTTGGAGGATTGGCGCAGATACTACAACGAGGTGCGCCCACATGGTGCAATCGGACACAAGGTCCCGATCTCGTTGATCAATCCCGATGGCGCCACCAGCCCGCCATCGTGA
- a CDS encoding succinylglutamate desuccinylase/aspartoacylase family protein, giving the protein MSEAPHLTFDLDTPGVSTGHLVVPKGADCEALSLPVFSCNRGEGPSLLITGGNHGNELQGPILARRLVKWLPEAQRCGRIIIVPEINPLAVQAWTRNTPIDGKNLNRVFPGRSDGSVSERIADAISRLLLPVVDTVLDLHSFGPTWDCAPSIISHPIADIDQMTKTVSISKAFKLPVTLLWEHNETDGMFDTLVHRQGKTFICTEFGGGVVSAEALTIYEAGVRNGLIALGLVKGKAEYPTFRQQKTGQTLETTSSDQLKSPSPGIFEPRCSVMDEVEQGDVVGVLHPMGSLSAASIDIRAQSKSTVFAIRSAMYVQGNEEVAILARPLAR; this is encoded by the coding sequence ATGAGCGAAGCACCACATCTTACGTTTGATCTCGACACCCCTGGCGTAAGCACGGGGCACCTTGTTGTTCCCAAAGGCGCGGACTGCGAAGCTCTCTCGCTCCCGGTCTTCAGCTGCAATAGAGGTGAAGGACCGAGCCTACTTATCACTGGCGGAAACCACGGCAATGAACTGCAGGGGCCGATTCTTGCTCGGCGACTTGTTAAATGGCTTCCTGAAGCGCAGAGGTGCGGAAGGATTATTATCGTACCAGAGATCAATCCGCTTGCCGTGCAAGCTTGGACCCGCAATACGCCAATCGATGGAAAGAATCTCAACCGAGTGTTTCCGGGCCGGTCGGATGGCTCGGTAAGCGAACGGATCGCAGATGCGATTTCGCGTCTATTGTTGCCTGTGGTGGACACCGTACTCGATCTGCACAGTTTTGGGCCGACTTGGGATTGTGCACCGTCGATCATCTCACACCCTATTGCCGATATCGATCAGATGACGAAGACGGTCAGCATTTCGAAGGCATTCAAGTTGCCGGTGACGTTGCTCTGGGAGCACAACGAAACGGATGGAATGTTCGATACTTTGGTGCATAGACAAGGCAAGACATTCATTTGCACTGAATTTGGCGGCGGCGTAGTCAGCGCCGAAGCACTCACTATCTACGAAGCCGGGGTGCGCAATGGCCTCATTGCGCTTGGCTTGGTCAAGGGCAAGGCCGAGTATCCAACCTTCCGTCAGCAGAAGACCGGCCAAACACTGGAAACAACTTCCTCCGACCAGCTGAAATCGCCCTCACCGGGCATCTTCGAACCGCGCTGCTCGGTGATGGATGAAGTAGAGCAGGGAGATGTGGTAGGCGTCCTACATCCGATGGGTTCGCTGTCCGCTGCTTCCATCGATATTCGCGCGCAATCGAAATCTACCGTGTTTGCCATCCGATCAGCAATGTATGTCCAAGGCAACGAAGAAGTGGCGATACTCGCACGACCCTTAGCTCGTTGA